The following proteins are co-located in the Macadamia integrifolia cultivar HAES 741 chromosome 3, SCU_Mint_v3, whole genome shotgun sequence genome:
- the LOC122074735 gene encoding protein IQ-DOMAIN 10-like isoform X2, with amino-acid sequence MGSGDWFKTIISRKKVKEEKQQKARKALRHLKGIVRVQALTQVYTVKKQASTTMDYLHSWSRIQSQIRARRISMVTEGRIKQKKLENQLKLDAKLHELEVEWCGGSETMEDILARMYQREEAAVKRERAMAYAFSHQWRANSSQNLGQFSYELGKANWGWSWIERWIAARPWESRVPISPSPKIQSKQTDKLSRTTSLPAVKVSVSVKPTLSNGKGSSKARRLSYPNTEKPAEQKANPKLQSLSSSETEETNTKQE; translated from the exons GCAAGGAAAGCTTTACGTCATTTGAAAGGGATTGTAAGGGTACAGGCACTGACCCAAGTCTATACTGTTAAGAAACAAGCATCAACTACTATGGACTATCTCCATTCTTGGAGCAGAATACAGTCCCAGATTAGAGCTCGCAGAATCTCCATGGTAACTGAAGGCCGAATTAAGCAAAAGAAGCTAGAGAATCAATTAAAGCTGGATGCGAAGCTTCATGAGCTGGAG GTGGAATGGTGTGGTGGCTCTGAAACCATGGAGGATATTCTTGCCAGGATGTACCAGAGAGAAGAAGCTGCAGTTAAGCGTGAGAGAGCCATGGCATATGCATTCTCTCATCAG TGGAGGGCCAACTCTAGTCAGAACCTGGGACAGTTTTCTTATGAACTCGGCAAAGCTAACTGGGGTTGGAGCTGGATAGAGCGATGGATTGCAGCTCGCCCGTGGGAGAGCAGAGTTCCCATCAGTCCAAGCCCAAAGATCCAGAGTAAGCAGACAGACAAGCTTAGTAGAACTACAAGCCTACCAGCAGTAAAAGTCTCTGTTTCGGTCAAACCTACTCTCTCTAATGGGAAGGGATCTTCAAAAGCAAGGAGGTTGTCTTATCCAAATACTGAAAAACCTGCTGAACAGAAGGCAAATCCTAAGTTACAAAGCCTTTCTAGTTCCGAAACTGAAGAAACAAACACAAAGCAAGAGTAG